Proteins encoded together in one Neobacillus sp. FSL H8-0543 window:
- a CDS encoding DoxX family membrane protein yields the protein MFINFLRENKISAAILTAIRLYLGYAWLTAGYHKIVDGFDASGYLANAVANPVKGPDGSMVYGWYVSFLENFALPNIELFNFLVPWGEALIGLGLLLGCLTTAAMFFGLVMNFSFFLAGTVSHNPTDIFLGFIILTAGYNAGRIGLDRWVVPFIRRTVKKYTNKNNAAA from the coding sequence ATGTTTATAAATTTTTTAAGGGAAAATAAAATCTCTGCTGCTATTTTAACTGCTATTCGTTTGTACCTTGGCTACGCGTGGCTGACAGCCGGTTATCACAAAATTGTAGATGGTTTTGATGCTTCAGGCTATTTAGCAAATGCTGTTGCAAACCCCGTTAAAGGTCCGGATGGCAGCATGGTTTACGGCTGGTACGTTAGCTTCCTAGAAAACTTTGCCTTACCAAACATTGAATTATTCAACTTCCTAGTCCCTTGGGGCGAAGCGTTAATCGGTTTAGGATTACTTCTTGGTTGCTTAACAACAGCAGCAATGTTCTTTGGACTCGTGATGAACTTCAGTTTCTTCTTAGCAGGAACGGTTTCTCATAACCCCACAGACATCTTCTTAGGCTTCATCATCTTAACAGCAGGCTACAACGCAGGACGGATTGGTTTAGATCGCTGGGTGGTTCCATTCATCCGTAGAACAGTTAAGAAATACACAAATAAGAATAATGCAGCTGCATAA